One window of Opisthocomus hoazin isolate bOpiHoa1 chromosome 15, bOpiHoa1.hap1, whole genome shotgun sequence genomic DNA carries:
- the TMEM114 gene encoding transmembrane protein 114: MRGSRGVLCLCAAAAGASSFVLLAVAVATDFWYIIDASRLEASRNGTGALSSHSGLWRTCRVRGECYPLINPFWHENANITDSHRQLLYMHGTFVILMPLSLMLMIFGGMTGFISILARAHLLLIMTGLHFLFGALVTLAGITVYIAYSAAAFEEAVCLLRSKDLLVEVDIRFGWSLALVWVSFVAEVLTGVVFLLTARVVGLKRRREQAL; encoded by the exons ATGAGGGGGAGCCGGGGCGTCCTCTGCCTctgcgcggccgcggcgggggcgtcGAGCTTTGTCCTCCTCGCGGTGGCCGTCGCGACGGACTTCTGGTACATCATCGATGCCTCCAGGCTGGAGGCGTCCCGCAACGGCACGGGCGCCCTCAGCTCCCACTCGGGCCTGTGGCGGACCTGCCGCG TGAGGGGCGAGTGTTACCCTTTGATAAACCCCTTCTGGCACGAGAATGCAAACATCACTGATTCCCACAGACAGCTTTTGT aCATGCATGGAACATTTGTCATCCTGATGCCCCTCAGCCTGATGTTGATGATTTTTGGAGGAATGACTGGATTCATCAGTATTCTTGCCAGGGCCCACCTACTGCTTATAATGACaggactgcattttctttttggag ctcTTGTTACGCTCGCTGGGATCACTGTCTATATTGCATATTCAGCTGCTGCCTTCGAAGAGGCTGTCTGCCTCCTGAGGAGTAAGGATCTCCTGGTAGAAGTCGACATCAGGTTTGGCTGGTCACTGGCACTAGTCTGGGTCTCCTTTGTTGCAGAAGTGCTCACTGGGGTTGTGTTTCTCCTGACAGCAAGAGTTGTGGGTCTGAAGCGGCGACGTGAACAGGCATTGTGA